Sequence from the Nilaparvata lugens isolate BPH chromosome 10, ASM1435652v1, whole genome shotgun sequence genome:
TAATCCTAATTTCGATCGTTATCTAGTTTCATACCATGAAAGTTGTTGAGTGGAATTTGTTTTACAGTGTTTATACACTAATTAATGTTTTAATCTTGCTTTATTAAATCTAGAATTAATATGTTTTAAATCGATCAATTTTGTATCTTCCATGATAAAGTAATTAAGTAAAATTGTTTTCCCACTTGAAATATCGTATAAAAGAATGGAGTTGAACATTATGAAATACCTTGTAACAATACATTTCTGGAGGCTTCTTAAATATTATAGACTGACAGAAAAATGCATTCTATCGATAAGGTGAGCGGAAAGATTTGATGGGTTCAAATACACTcccaattattgaattcaattacaCCTccttttattgaatagaatgattttaaattggcactataatgatttttttttgggACATGAAAACCTAGATTCGGTTGTCAGGTATATATCATTATTAAGTTCTAGTATTTTCTAGTCTAAATCTAGTAAATATTTACTATTTAGGTGAGTATTTGACTTTAAATTTTCATGCAAGTATTACTATTACTTCAACTGAGTtgtggtcgatgttgtagaaacgttccatgatgaaataaaaacacatagatgttgtcagttttctacactttaatttggtaaaattaaagtgtagaaaactgacaacatctatgtgtttttatttcatcatattACTATTACCTTTCTAGCTTTCTCCTTGTATTGAAGCGCTcttttcgtttcaaatttggcaacTTCAACGTATTCTTTTGCTCCTATTACGTGACGCTCGATGCTATTTATCATATCTCcctggaaaattatttttgattgtgagaatagaataatttttagcttacaataattgtaattcttAATTATTACGAATTGTGAAGGTTGGAATAAAGGTGAAATAGGGTTATAATGAATTTTGGTAATTATTAATATGAGAGTTTAGGCTTTcaatcatttatctatttatttattcaattttctaatcAATCAACTAAGATTATATCATGAAAAGAATGGTACTTTTTATTGTAAAAGGTTTCTGCAGCCTTGATGCTTACACATcatatgaattaaaaataaaatatgtctttcaattatttttgtagtgATCAAATAAACATGGAGCATGATCATGAAATAAATCTGAAAGTCATTAAGATCCCATCAAATAGTTACAGTTAGGTGATTGAGATATTTATATCAACTTTTATATTACTTATTACTCAAAAGCTCTTGTTATTGGACACGTTACATTACCGGTAATCATCTCATCAGCTTAATCATCAACTTAATAAAGGATGAACGTTCTATCAACAAAGCTTCCAATTATGATTATATAGGACGGATCGAATGCCTTTCTCATCTACAATTTACAACTGATAACCAAATTAACTGTACCTAatgttatcaatttttgaattgattattgtagattttgaCTTTCAGTTGTTCATACCATTTTTAGTgtatttcaatcattcaattaaGATAGTTAGTTCATTAAACAAATATtcctttttaattttcaattttggatcGGTTGTATTTACTCATTGAAAGTTTTAAGAGACTGGTTACTTTGAGAAATCAGCTCTTACCTGTTGATCCACAAGCATAGCCATCTCTGAAAATAAATTGCTGAGCTCTATAATTGACTTTTCAAGTTTTAGAAGTTCTTCTTGACGTTTCTGCGCCACCTCCAATACCTTTTGCGCCTTTTTTGTCTCTGTTATTatctgtaaaaataaaatacgtCTTAGAAAGTAAAACGTTTCTCTAAAGAAGAGTTTCAGAACCAGGTACTTTTTACAGTCCAGACATGatactataattattaatttgaaatttatatggCGAAATAGCTAGGTAACGGTCAAATTCTTTTCTTGGATTCATTTTGAAGTCCTATAATTCAGTTCAGTATCATCTGGAGGATTTCCAAATGTGTATTCCATCTCCTTTTGGATCTAATGCACTAATGTTACAGTAATGACAATTTCCTTTAAACTATCTTCATTCCAATTACAAAGCCTAATTAGAAAACACAGATGTCCAAAACTACTACTCATTACTTCATCTCTTAATAATGctcataaatttaaaattgaaacagAATAAATTTCTTTTAGAATTGAACatataaaattttcaacagtagaatattgaaaataaattgattattatgtTTTGCATGGACATGGATATGCCTACTCACATCTCCATTGAAGATAGTGTTGTAGTCTCCCTGTTCTAGAATTTCCTCTAATTTCTCATCAGAAATTTGTGCTTttgctgaaaataaaataatcatatttagTCTGAAAAATTCTAGAAATCAGTCGATTTCTCTCTTTAGAAGGGATTATATTATCTTATAGCATCAAATTTTCTGATAAATTCtacaatatataaatgaatttcaCAACTTTACTGGGATTGCTGTATATAAGATAAAGCATTTGGGTTTACTGATGATTCTGCTCTTTTTTCTCAAATTATcttaaaaaaacttgattttgaaaaaaataattcctGAAGACATTTAGCTCTATCCACAAAAAATGCATTCATCATATCACTTGAACTTTTATATCCTTACTAAGTCACTAATTTGAGTAATTTTCTCCCAGCAATATTGTCTTTTGCtaatttcaatcaaaaaatcATGCTACATTAGGCCTATATAGTCCATGTATACTACTGCTGTAAGTATAgtttatacatttttgatttgattgtcAGTTAGGTCTGGTATAATGAAGGTGCACTCCACCGTACAAGATACATTCCACTTGATTGCAGAAAGTACATTATCACACCTTAAACAAAAGTGTAATAATTTCCACAATTATTTCGCCTTACCGTATGCTTTTTTCCTTCTAAATTTTGTTCTAACACATGCTTACTAAATTGTACTGATGGACAAATTTATTAGATATAAGGTTGAACAACAAATCAATTTTACTTCGTCATAGCCACCTTTAATActttgtattagaggtggctatgacttCGTAGATCTTAATTTTTGAGCGAATCATTAACGATTTTGTGGGTAAACTCACCCAGCGATATGACCCTCTGCACGCGTTTTTCAAACTTGTCCTTGTAGTAGACCTGCTGCAGGTTGAACTGGGTGACGGCTTCGACGAACAGGTGCAGCAGCGTGTTGTACTGCGTCTTCCTGATGCGGAACCCCGTCGACACGGCGCCCCCTCCTCCCTCACTCTCCTCGCTCTCGTTTTTGATTCGCTGCTCCATGCCTCAACACACACAACACTTCAACATCATTAAACTTGTACCTTCACTTTCAATATTCTAATACTTGTCCCCCAAGTTCATTAGATATAATTAACCTTGTACCCTTTACTATTAATATTCTGAAATTTCTCccccaatttcataaaacataattaACTTGTACCCTTTTCttttaatattctaatatttgtCCCCCCAAGTTCATTTAACATCATTGAACTTGTACATTCACTTCCAATATTCTAATATTTGTCCCCCAAGTTCATTAAACATGATTAAACTTGCACCTTTTTTTTACTATTAATATTCTCATATTTGTCCCCCAAGTCCATTAAATATAACTAAACTTGTACCCTTTTTACtattaatattctaatatttgtCCCATCAAGTTCATTAAACATCATTGCACTTGTACATTTACtttcaatattctaatattcgTTCCCCAAGCTCATTAAACATGATTAAACTTGCACCCTTTTTTTACTATTAATATTCTCATATTTGTCCCCCAAGTCCATTAAATATAACTAAACTTGTACCCTTTTTACTATTAATGTTCTGAAATGTGTTCCCCCAAGTTCATTAGGCATCATTAAACTTGTACCcttttctataatattctaATATGTGTCCATCCCAAGTTCATTAAACATAATTGAACTTGTACATTCACtttcaatattctaatatttgttCCCCAAGTTCATTAAACATGATTAAACGTGTACCCTTTTTactattaatattcttatatttgTCCCACAAGTtcattaaatataattaaactTGTACCCTTTTTACTATGAATGTTCTGAAATTTCTTCCCCCAAGTTCATTTAACATCATTAAACTTGTACCcttttctttcaatattctAACATTGTTCCACCCAAATTTAATAGTGTCACACTGTAAGACATAGGTAGTATTGGAATACTATCATGAATTGTGTTCAAAATGGTGATACATATTTGATGTAGGCTATATAAGTGGGgtgataaactaaaaaatatataattagacTAAAGCACTAAGgttatgatcacattggatgtgTATAGGTGGtttgtgtatttttggcttcaaattttttgaaataattgaatttttctcaAGTTTTCAGTGAAACTAGCTGTAAAAAGAGAAGATTATGCTTGGGCAAACTGAAAGAATAAACTTTGTTAGATGTTAGATAGATGAGTTTAGTTATTTAGGATAAATTTGTGTAACATATTCAGGAACTCATGGCCAATAGaagaaaaatcataaaaatgttgaaaaattgtgaaggtGGAGAGAACTGTCAACCACCAGAACACTTCTACAGTTCACTCTTTGTAGTTTTTTGGAAAACGGGTGAGTTTGCTTctacatatttttcaagttttcaatggtGGTGGTGGtatgattatttgaaaaatattaaatacataaGGAGAGACAATTCctattattatgaaattgaacacaaaatgttTAAATTCTATGATGTGATGCCGTAAACTACACtacactttttcaataaaaaaccaTACTCCATATGTTGGTTTTCATATAGGTGTACGATAGGTAGAAATGtaaaaaatactgtataaaGGGGCCCACAAAAATTCTCACGGGGGGCCCCCAAATCCTTAGCGCCGCCACTGGTCAGGtcatgcaaaaaataaattttggaaaGAGACATTACTGAAAACTTGTCTGTAGCTGCTCActctgaacgcaaccagcaagtgcgcACGCGTTCAGTGTTAGTGTTTCTaattgctctttccagatttttgtttctcatctgtgCGCTTGGTCACGTGTGTACTTGCACATAAACACATCCAATGTTATCATAATCTAAGAACAACAGTCTTTCACGCCTGTGGGATTGCTTAATCCATTCGAAAGAATTTTTTCGatatagaaatttatttcaaaaagttCCTCCTCAGGAGAGGAAGTGCATTCCACATTTCGCAACCAGAAAAGAaagtttattcaaatattaactTTAACAGactatttattgtaaaaactgAGAAGGACGGTCATTTAGAAAATACTACAACTCACATTTTAAATGCTTATTCACATTCTTTGCTATCTGCTTCACAGTTTCTGTCTTGTCTTCCAACTGTTGTTTCATTTCTGAAAAGAaacataacaaaataatattaaataatgtttACGCACAATACAAATGAAAATTAGGTACAGTAGCTgctaattatgacattgaaccAGATTGAGAGatctcaaataataaataaataaaatgcaattcttgaagtaataaaataaatattgcacTTACGCTCATCAGGACGAGGCAGCAATAACAGTTGGTCATGAATTTGTTTCATCTCAGTTACATGTAACTTTATATCTTCTATCCAGGATCTAACCTGCTCCACCtgtaacaaaaatgaaatagattatAGATTACATTATAAATCATAAGTTATTACAAGGTATATACGAAATTCATGCTCACTTTAGTCACTAAAATCCAGATGGAATTGATAACTTTTTTAGTGTATTAATTCGATCAAATGGTTCTAAGTAAATCAAATGGTTTCATAGATCAAAATAGTGAACAATAATAGATAGGTAgcaaataaatttgtttcaaagaAATATCTTTAAAACGTTGAATTTCCTTGCTGTTATCTCATCAATTTTTCCCActcaaacatgaaattttctatACTATTGTTAATGTTTCTCTTATTAAATAAGGctatcataattatattctctccaaattttcCCAAGTATAGATTTGAGTATCATATATTTGAACATCATTCATCacaatgtaataattatatctCAGCAGTCCTGCAGTTCAACTTATTCCTAAAACTTATTCACTCTTCACTTCAATCAAAAGCtttccaaatatatttttctctccaAATTAATTCGTCATCATTCACTTTTCTATTCATCTAATTTAAACATCTTTCATTCATCTTTCatcatacattatttatttatcacattgtgtaaaAATACTTAACATTATACTATCACTTACAAGCCTATGggatagaataaacaatcttagGTTTTCTATGTATAGTTTTTCTCTGCCTATTGCTTATGGTGGCATTATCCTTGTATTAGCAATGAATTAATAGAGTCTaatctttttaaattattatcatttgaacCTTCTCTAGAACACCTGCCACTTCTGAAATCATCTATCACATGTCACGTCTCAATACAATTTGCTTTGACTTGACATATTTTCCAtgctttttcaattttccctttgATGACATGACAAGAACTATTTATCTGAGACTAAGCAGCAGCTGATAACACATAAAACCGTTAAGTCAGGTTCTATTTGGTAGAGCTATTCTGATAACAATAAAACGCCAACCGATTTTTGCTTTTGAATACAAACACACACATAGACATGCATACGCACATTTGTAGGTGCTATTTGGGATGTAACCTACTGTACTTTATTATTGTTAGGCTAGGCTATAGGTGCCATAGAATCGGTGTAAGTATTAACAGtggagaataatattgaaacgaACTAGTGCCAAGGTTATCTGAGTGTTGACACAGATAAACACACTGTGACATTTGCAAGGCCTGTGCTTAGCACTCAAAACGGAAGAAATAATACCTGGTGGAAATTACCGTTCGATTTTAGATAGTCAAGGCGATATAATTGCTGTAAAAGCTACATTTTTTATCGGTTTTCAAGGGTGATAATCTTATCTAATTAATATAGCTGAACGTCAGCTACTGTGAGAGATCACTTACTAACAAACATGTATATATGTAAGTGAACTaaagtaaaaaataagaatatttgATACAGTATTCCACAATGGTTCACTGGTAGACcatattttctaatatattgctcctattttataatgttttacaTACGGTACCgtaattgattttcaaaaatttgttgtaattgaaaattacaataattattgaaaatgaaagttATGTCTCAAATCTTACAAAtacttatttattcacaatttatattaatgCACCATCAATGACCACACTAACAGTGGACCAATGGTAGGGAAATTcatttcgattttttttttgcaaaataaaattgtttctAACTGGATGgaaataaactttattattcattattggaacaaaatttgttgcataatatTGGTGAAGCACTCCTTATTTCTAGATGAATAATCAAACATAATCATTAAATATTCGAAAAACATAGCTGACAGACTAATTGGAGGTGAATCAATCTGTTCGAGGGGCAACCAAACCGATCGAGGGAATCGAgcttaaattcattaatttaattCTCTGTGCAATGAATATACTAATAGTAATAATGCTTCAATAAATGTTGCAGAAAAAATCATTCCCAGAGTACCTAAATAGTTTCATCATGCTTCAATAAATAAAGCAAAAAATCAGAGCATAGCATTATTTCAAAACTCAGATTCATGTGGAAATCATCcgtttaaaatgtatgaataacGAAATGTAATGTGATCTTTCATCGATGTGGTGGATGCATAGATGgttgataaatatattttgagaGGATTTTTCAGctcaatgaatattataaatattatactgTAGTTATTTTCCAAACAATGTATTGTAGATAGAGGCTTCATCAACCAATAACCAACAACTATTTACAAGAAGAGGCTACAAGAGGCAACATCAACCACCAACCAACATCTGCTGCAATTGTTTCCCAATTTCTTATTTTACTTGCAACATGATGATATAAGTTGATTGGTACCCAATTTAAATCTTACATTGCCACAAGAAATCTCCTGCATTCATTATACCAAAAGAGCTGTTATATTGACTCTTCCCtaaacttcaattttttcatcttatttTAGCAGTTCTCTTTTTGATAAATACCGGCTTTGTATTGATGAATTTCTAGCTTTCTACCTTATTGGTACTcgtttttctctcttccttacATCGGCCAAATCTCGACGTCTCTTTCTAACTTTCATAACATATCTCTTGaatcataaatttgaaaattcccaTTGTATGATGTGAATTTCTTTTGTATgatgtgtttcttgaataattaatcttcagttatcaatcaattttcgtaaaaacttttcatttctttcaatattcgtattaaatattgcattttcaattgttttacttGTATTATGTGTTAAGAGAGCAATTATGGGACATTATCCTTATGCTCTCATAtgtatctcaaataaataaattcctcaGTATGAGGCTTGTTCCCTATGTATAGTCTACTCTTGTACCTACCTCTTTTAACTGATTAATTGTCATAAGCTTCCTGTCATCAGTTCCCTGCTAATATTACTCTTCTGCAATAATAATCACCCTAACAATTTTCCTGTTTTAATTCTGAGGTTTGTTCCCGCTATTTCCTGGATTTTTCCttgtcattattattgttaattgtCTCCTAAACTTTAAATTTAACGCAGCACAATACAGTCTTCTTCAAAAAGTCATTTCACGGTTAGTCTGCCGCACTCAGCTATCAGTAATAGTGAGGCCATTTTGAACTGATGACATAAAAGTCGAATAGGAAGTTCATTGatgttattataaaattaatgctgacagtgcaaagtgaatctcacttgaCATGGCCATCAGCACAGAGACAAAAGAGTGTAGAGTGGCTTCTCCATAGGATCCTGTATCTATTCAATCTATCTAAACTCTAGACATTTCGTCTCGTTTTTCTTTTGCTTTTCTTGCTAGTTCGACACGCATGAAGTATTGACAGGTCGTTAGACCGGTGACGGTGATATCTCCTCTGAATGTCACTGCTGTTGCAACCTCGTGTATTTTCCTTTTTCCGACCCTGACAGCTGGAAAACCTCAGGTCGCTACTTCCTGGTGGAAATTTGTCAGCGCTCGCCTTGAATCAGTCTCACTGGACATCGATTTTCCTTTTCCTACAGTTTTCTTTTAATCACTGCAAATATACacattattatgtattatataGTCCTGTTTGTCCAGTGATGTTTTCTGGAAAATGTTTCCAAAAAATTTGCATTGAgcataatatattttgaataataatattcaaaagtagccctaccCAAACAAGTAGCCTAAGATTGAAGCATAATCATTTCAATAAGATCATTTATgagatttatgattttttttaggtttttaaataataattttatttatgattatcaTTATATTCAGGTGTGAAACATGAAATCTTCGTTCAGTATTAAATAGGATATATTATACATTTTCTTTCATCATTCTTAGTCGCTCACTGTTCAGTAATAGATTTGTCTAatcgtttcaattttatttattctagtatAGTGGATAAGTAGTAGAGAAATTgcttgataatattgatatattatcttaattatttaataaactaTACGCAAATCAAATCACATAGACTATTTCAATAGTTTATTCTTCTAGCTAACGCTCCTTAGGTTAACATACTCTTATAATTCATTAATCATTATACATCTTGTGACTCgctcttcattttttattttagctGAGCTATACTTTTCACAGAAAATAGTTCTAATCTTTATCAAATGGAAAGCATATTCCTTGAGCCAATTATTTTAAGAATCGATGATTTGCTTTTTTCTCTCCAAGCTATAAcagaaatatacatttttatttgtacCAACATTTCCTTGAGAACACTATTTGCACAAATATAGTATTGAAAAGATAATACTTTTGGTAAAAATCTTTTGAGTATTAGAATGATGCAGTCTTATCCACATGCCTTTCATCTGCAATTCATCCATACATTGTGCTGGGTTATTAAAAATGAAGAGCAACTATCTATGACAATGGATTCTTTTGTGAGGTGTCGCTGTTTCAAGTCGTGGTTCAAGTTTAAGATATTCTGAATAGATTATGTTCTCAATGTTGGCTCTGTCAAGGCTAAATGCTATGCTTTGCTATTCTAACCCCAGTTGATAGTATGCGTCATCACGAGTGCCATAACAGAACGTTTatggtttttaatttttttcttaactgtcgcaATGAATACGTTCGACTTGTGTTAATGGAATTGATTAACTTTGACAAGCGTTCTGTTGTGGAGACTGCAGGTCTTGTATCTAAATGTAGTACGACGAATATATTCCAATATAATATAGAcaatatcttgtaaataattgatattattcttGCACTTTTACAACAGTACTCACGGTTTTCTTGTTTGACGGACGCGTCTCGTGGCACTGAGCCACATCCTCAGCGTACACGAAACACGTCCGTCTAACAAGAAAACCGTGAGTACTGTTGTAAAAGTgcaagaataatattaattattttaattacggtaattatttacaagatattaATATCAACAGTTCAAGTAGGATGAATACAAAACAAGGAATATAGACACATGACGTGTATtatccaataataattgattgaagatCCAAAAGAGAAGACctcatcaataattcatttgttAGGCATCACTCTGATATCCCTCCCATcttaattctcttcaatttcaactttgaaataatttttattccttCCCCTTTTATTCCATCTATCTGACTATCTCTATCCTTCCTCATCATACTAGTTCATCATTTCaccaattattatcataaatcatCCGAGATCATTTCATCGTGCTTCTTCTAATTcagtttcattactttcatttatattttatgcataagatcatcattttgtttttgttattcatacttctattttttgttaattgttGTACTctatattcatattttcaatttcaactatTATAATTGTTCTTTTCTTGGTTTTAATTATAGTAGGTTAGTTAACCATATTTCATGCCTTTTCAGACCTGACAACGTGGATtgtatgaaatatatattatatatatttaaagtAGATAGGTTATTTTAAGTAGAGTACGGTAGAGTACCTCGATACTCTTTCAACTAATTCAACAAATATGAGTAGCCTAATTCATATAGAATAGTGACATGTTACTCAGTTTTTGCATAATTGTGCTAATTGAGTATGAAAAACACTCTGAACTCAAATACTGGACTCACTTAATAGGCTAGATTTCTTCAAgtgagtttttatttattttttattaagtcAGTTATTCCGTTTATTTTAATAAGAAGTCTCCACTTACCAGGATACAAGACGCCACCTATATCTACTCACATAAATGTTTCCATCTCATAACATACCATGTAGTGTGTAGTCTACATTGGAAAGTATTCAATGTATGAACTTATAATTGATGATCTTATCAAATGTGTTTGTTAATTGATGATAGGATGACGTTTACCTCTCTAAAGAAGTTGTCCATGTAGCCAGCATCCTCATCCAGCTCGATGTCAATGGCTTGATTGATGGCTCCATATCTTCCCCAATCACAACTTTCATCTTCAGCTCGATTTTTCCTTAGTACCTACACAGAATAAAACAGAATTGAAGAAGATAGTatgaaaaatcataaataaccctatggaaaacaaaaaatacaaacagtttttAACTGAAAAGTAGACTAAGATCacaatttagaattttttaaactttttattataTGTACTGTGAAGTGTATACTTTGTAAATTGAGGCAAAAACCATGTAGTAACTATTACCTTCAATAATCAAGGCTCATTTTTTGGCAcctatcaaatatcaaattttcacAGTTTTTATGGTATAGGTGGGTATTGGTTTGTGAATTGAGATAAACGATATGGAATCACTATTCCCTTATATAATCAACCCTCATTTTATATAGTATCAAGAGtttatagttgaccgagcgaagtgaggtctcagATTCAAGTcaatggtttggcatttctcttaaatgtttaaatgattgaatgtttaaatgtttatatgttgcgcatttacggtgaaacgcggtaatagattttcatgaaatttgacaggtatgttccttttttaattgcgcgtcgacgtatatgcaaggtttttggaaattttgaattacaaggataatataaaaggaaaaaggagcctccttcatacgccaatattagagtaaaaatcagactatagaattattcatcataaatcagctaacaagtgattacacagatgtgtggagaagccagtctattgctgtatttccataagttctATAGTTTAAATCAAGTtgttgtgaatgagaatactgcgtgaggtctact
This genomic interval carries:
- the LOC111050275 gene encoding syntaxin-1A, translating into MTKDRLQDLQAVLRKNRAEDESCDWGRYGAINQAIDIELDEDAGYMDNFFREVEQVRSWIEDIKLHVTEMKQIHDQLLLLPRPDEQMKQQLEDKTETVKQIAKNVNKHLKCMEQRIKNESEESEGGGGAVSTGFRIRKTQYNTLLHLFVEAVTQFNLQQVYYKDKFEKRVQRVISLAKAQISDEKLEEILEQGDYNTIFNGDIITETKKAQKVLEVAQKRQEELLKLEKSIIELSNLFSEMAMLVDQQGDMINSIERHVIGAKEYVEVAKFETKRALQYKEKARKLKLIIFASILLVVCLLIAWTIYKFYPRKS